From a single Phalacrocorax aristotelis chromosome 1, bGulAri2.1, whole genome shotgun sequence genomic region:
- the TMSB4X gene encoding thymosin beta-4, translating into MSDKPDMAEIEKFDKSKLKKTETQEKNPLPSKETIEQEKQAGES; encoded by the exons ATGTCCGACAAGCCAGACATGGCCGAGATCGAGAAATTTGACAAGTCCAAATTGAAGAAGACAGAGACGCAAGAGAAGAACCCGCTGCCTTCAAAAGAAA CAATTGAACAGGAGAAGCAAGCGGGTGAATCGTAA